A DNA window from Sphingopyxis sp. CCNWLW2 contains the following coding sequences:
- the rsmH gene encoding 16S rRNA (cytosine(1402)-N(4))-methyltransferase RsmH, translated as MTDLPRDPRHDPVLREEVLAALAIAPGERHVDATFGAGGYTRAMLAAGADVIACDRDPDAIADGQALVEEAGGKLTLIHGRFGEIDRLLAERGIDAVDGITFDIGVSSMQLDQGERGFSFQKDGPLDMRMAQEGESAADWLNSADETEIADVLFHYGDERQSRRVARAIVAARPLTRTGELATVIRKALRHPPGAPKDPSTKSFQAIRIHVNGELDELIAGLNAAERLLRPGGRLAVVSFHSTEDRIVKNFLRERSGGDAAGSRHRPAPLPLARAATFETPARKVRPGKAEEARNPRARSATLRSAIRTSAPAHSTIKEAMSC; from the coding sequence GTGACCGACCTTCCGCGCGATCCCCGCCACGATCCGGTCCTCCGTGAAGAAGTCCTCGCCGCACTCGCCATCGCCCCCGGCGAGCGCCATGTCGATGCGACCTTCGGCGCCGGCGGTTACACGCGTGCGATGCTCGCCGCGGGCGCCGATGTCATTGCCTGCGACCGCGACCCCGACGCGATTGCCGACGGGCAGGCGCTGGTCGAGGAAGCCGGCGGCAAGCTCACGCTGATCCACGGCCGCTTCGGCGAGATCGACCGGCTGCTCGCCGAGCGCGGGATCGACGCGGTCGACGGCATCACCTTCGACATCGGTGTCTCGTCGATGCAGCTCGACCAAGGCGAGCGCGGTTTCTCGTTCCAGAAAGACGGTCCGCTCGACATGCGCATGGCACAGGAAGGCGAAAGCGCCGCCGACTGGCTGAACAGCGCCGACGAAACCGAAATCGCCGACGTCCTTTTCCACTATGGCGACGAACGCCAGTCGCGCCGCGTTGCGCGTGCGATCGTCGCCGCGCGGCCGCTCACCCGCACCGGCGAGCTGGCGACGGTGATCCGCAAGGCGCTGCGCCATCCGCCGGGCGCGCCCAAGGATCCCTCGACCAAGAGCTTTCAGGCGATCCGCATCCATGTGAACGGCGAACTCGACGAGCTGATCGCCGGCCTCAATGCCGCCGAACGGCTGCTGCGTCCTGGCGGCCGGCTTGCGGTGGTCAGCTTCCACAGCACCGAGGACCGGATTGTGAAGAACTTCCTGCGCGAACGTAGCGGTGGCGATGCCGCGGGTTCGCGCCACCGGCCCGCGCCGCTCCCTCTGGCGCGGGCCGCAACGTTCGAAACCCCGGCGCGCAAGGTGCGCCCGGGCAAGGCCGAGGAAGCGCGCAACCCGCGCGCGCGTTCGGCGACGCTGCGCAGTGCGATCCGGACATCTGCTCCGGCGCATTCGACGATCAAGGAGGCGATGTCATGCTGA
- a CDS encoding cysteine synthase A encodes MTIAANSLDLIGNTPLVLLKGPSEATGCEIWGKCEYANPGGSVKDRAALYIVRDAEANGSLRPGGTIVEGTAGNTGIGLALVGNALGYKTIIVMPDNQSAEKMATIRALSAELVLVPPAPFANPGHFVHTSRRIAEETDNAIWANQFDNIANRKSHIFGTAEEIWEQMDGRIDGFTCAAGTGGTIAGTGLGLKAHDPDIVIALTDPHGAGLYNYYQCGELRAEGNSVAEGIGQNRITANLDGAPIDTQFRISDAEGLAVVRQLLDEEGLCLGLSSGINVAGAMALARQLGPGKRIATILCDSGFRYLSTLYNPEWLASKGLEAAA; translated from the coding sequence ATGACTATTGCTGCAAACAGCCTCGACCTCATCGGCAACACCCCGCTGGTGCTGCTCAAGGGGCCGAGCGAAGCCACTGGCTGCGAAATCTGGGGCAAGTGCGAATATGCCAACCCCGGCGGATCGGTGAAGGACCGCGCCGCGCTCTATATCGTCCGCGACGCAGAGGCGAACGGGAGCCTGCGTCCCGGCGGCACGATCGTCGAAGGGACCGCGGGCAATACCGGCATCGGGCTCGCTCTCGTCGGCAATGCGCTTGGCTACAAGACGATCATCGTGATGCCCGACAATCAGAGCGCCGAGAAAATGGCGACGATCCGCGCCTTGAGTGCCGAGCTGGTGCTCGTACCGCCCGCGCCCTTCGCCAACCCCGGCCACTTCGTCCACACCTCGCGCCGCATCGCCGAAGAAACCGACAATGCGATCTGGGCCAACCAGTTCGATAATATCGCGAACCGCAAGTCGCACATCTTCGGCACCGCCGAAGAGATATGGGAGCAGATGGACGGCCGCATCGACGGCTTCACTTGCGCGGCGGGCACCGGCGGCACGATCGCGGGCACCGGGCTGGGCCTGAAGGCGCATGATCCGGACATCGTCATCGCGCTCACCGACCCGCACGGCGCGGGGCTCTATAATTATTACCAGTGCGGCGAGCTGCGCGCCGAAGGCAACAGCGTCGCCGAGGGCATCGGGCAGAACCGCATCACCGCCAATCTCGACGGCGCGCCGATCGATACCCAGTTCCGCATTTCGGATGCCGAGGGGCTCGCGGTGGTCCGCCAATTGCTCGACGAGGAAGGGCTGTGCCTCGGCCTGTCGTCGGGGATCAACGTCGCCGGGGCGATGGCGCTCGCGCGGCAGCTGGGTCCGGGCAAACGCATTGCAACCATCCTCTGCGACAGCGGGTTTCGCTATCTCTCGACGCTTTACAACCCCGAGTGGCTGGCGAGCAAAGGACTGGAGGCCGCTGCATGA
- a CDS encoding Gldg family protein — MTAASRRPRLRAFIIAATIVALAWVAGGQALLGRIDPALALPLLAPPMLLLAWWQRAQSVAARRRAWLLTLALLAILQASLGIIFAGSAAWLQLLLTILAGGAAAWLADRLIQWRSRFRLLPWLAGFLLVVGWFGAGHALLAALYRPASASADAPAVTMLTGLPLRWSASPSIAAMIAEGTNDDPALARLAAAGRVSLVDSLADHVPRPGGTLLIAHPRALAPQELVAIDAFVRGGGRAVILADALSGWPARHPLGDPRNAPVTSLLTQLLDHWGVTLGAAPTQEGKPLPVDVDGARLRLFSAGRLDRLPPACRAYADRRVAHCRIGQGEVWLVGDADLLFAPLWQPLVPGAAHLRQADTMEWLSARLWRGAGNSLLHPLWIRARTA, encoded by the coding sequence GTGACCGCGGCATCGCGCCGGCCCAGGCTGCGCGCTTTCATCATCGCCGCCACGATCGTCGCGCTGGCCTGGGTCGCGGGCGGGCAGGCGCTGCTTGGCCGCATCGATCCCGCGCTCGCGCTCCCGCTGCTCGCGCCGCCGATGCTGCTTTTGGCCTGGTGGCAGCGCGCTCAGTCCGTCGCGGCGCGGCGTCGCGCCTGGCTTCTCACCCTCGCGCTTCTCGCGATATTGCAGGCCTCGCTCGGCATCATTTTTGCCGGATCGGCGGCGTGGTTGCAACTGCTCCTGACGATCCTGGCGGGAGGCGCCGCGGCCTGGCTCGCGGACCGGCTCATCCAATGGCGCAGCCGGTTCAGGCTGCTGCCGTGGCTCGCCGGATTTCTGCTTGTGGTCGGCTGGTTCGGGGCAGGGCACGCGCTGCTGGCGGCCCTCTATCGGCCAGCGTCGGCCTCGGCGGATGCCCCAGCCGTCACCATGCTCACGGGTCTGCCGCTGCGCTGGTCGGCAAGTCCAAGCATTGCGGCGATGATCGCCGAAGGGACGAATGACGATCCGGCGCTGGCGCGGCTGGCGGCGGCGGGGCGGGTGTCGCTGGTCGACAGCCTCGCCGATCATGTCCCGCGGCCGGGCGGGACGCTGCTGATCGCGCACCCGCGCGCGCTGGCGCCGCAGGAGCTGGTCGCGATCGATGCGTTCGTGCGGGGCGGCGGGCGCGCGGTCATACTCGCCGATGCGCTGTCGGGCTGGCCGGCGCGCCATCCGCTCGGCGATCCGCGCAACGCGCCGGTGACGAGCCTGCTCACGCAGCTGCTCGACCATTGGGGTGTGACGCTGGGCGCCGCACCCACGCAGGAGGGCAAGCCGCTGCCGGTCGATGTCGATGGCGCGCGCCTGCGCCTGTTCAGTGCGGGACGCCTCGATCGCCTGCCGCCGGCGTGCCGCGCCTATGCCGATCGCCGCGTTGCACATTGCCGGATAGGGCAGGGCGAGGTCTGGCTCGTCGGCGACGCCGATCTGCTCTTTGCCCCGCTCTGGCAACCGCTCGTTCCCGGCGCGGCGCACCTGCGGCAGGCCGATACGATGGAGTGGCTTTCGGCCCGCCTGTGGCGCGGCGCCGGAAACAGCTTGCTGCATCCGCTCTGGATTCGCGCCCGCACCGCCTGA
- a CDS encoding peptidoglycan D,D-transpeptidase FtsI family protein codes for MNTLVVRPTRVRTAGVRQQILLTAQQRLMILMLLFMAAFFVVSVRLLYFALFDTSSSANAATAFVPARADIVDRNGVPLARTIDGYSIRVVPSKLLNNRQYLADELHKIFPDTPREELLAKVSGSRPTYIRRRALPDQVAAVNAIGDVGFDFPREKERLYPQLTLAAHVLGFTNAEGHGVTGVEGAFDQRLIDKATRGEPLALSIDARVQGVLESELSSAVANLEAIGGAGIILDVHTGEVAAMTSLPTFNPNKLTGSDPATRRNAVTYNLYELGSTFKPLSIAAAIDDGTITSMARRYDASAPLPIAGFRIRDSHPGRWYNVPETLIESSNIATARIADELGRENLERLFRNLDFDKRPQIDLKERAFPLWPKDWGRVTTMTTSYGHGIAVTPMHLASAYAALVNGGIYRPATLMKLGDKAPPHGRRVFKAATSARMRQLLRLIVSDGTGKQANAPGFRVGGKTGSAEKPGAGGYRRHSLVSTFSAAFPMDNPRYVVIVMIDEPKGNAYSSGQRTAGWTAAPVVRKVVTRAGPMLGVFPDESRDVDVSELIPLLRRNEETH; via the coding sequence ATGAACACGCTGGTCGTCCGTCCAACGAGGGTCCGAACCGCCGGGGTGCGGCAGCAGATATTGCTGACCGCACAACAGCGTTTGATGATCCTGATGCTGCTGTTCATGGCGGCATTTTTCGTTGTGTCGGTGCGGCTGCTCTATTTCGCGCTGTTCGATACCTCGTCGAGCGCCAATGCGGCGACCGCCTTCGTCCCGGCGCGCGCCGATATCGTCGACCGCAACGGCGTGCCGCTCGCGCGCACAATCGACGGCTATTCGATCCGCGTCGTCCCGTCGAAGCTGCTCAACAACCGGCAATATCTCGCCGACGAGCTGCACAAGATTTTCCCCGACACGCCGCGTGAGGAGCTGCTGGCAAAGGTCAGCGGGTCGCGCCCGACCTATATCCGCCGCCGCGCGCTGCCCGATCAGGTCGCGGCGGTGAATGCGATAGGCGACGTCGGCTTCGACTTCCCGCGCGAAAAGGAACGTCTCTATCCGCAGCTGACCTTGGCCGCGCATGTGCTCGGCTTCACCAATGCCGAAGGGCATGGCGTCACCGGCGTCGAAGGCGCATTTGACCAGCGGCTGATCGACAAGGCGACGCGCGGCGAGCCGCTCGCGCTGTCGATCGACGCGCGTGTGCAGGGCGTGCTCGAAAGCGAGCTTAGTTCGGCGGTCGCGAACCTCGAGGCAATCGGCGGCGCGGGGATCATCCTCGACGTTCACACCGGCGAAGTCGCGGCGATGACGTCGCTCCCGACCTTCAACCCGAACAAGCTGACCGGCAGCGATCCGGCGACGCGCCGCAACGCCGTCACCTATAATCTCTACGAGCTCGGTTCGACCTTCAAGCCGCTGTCGATCGCTGCCGCCATCGACGATGGCACGATCACTAGTATGGCACGCCGCTACGACGCGTCGGCGCCGCTGCCGATCGCTGGTTTCCGCATCCGCGACAGCCATCCCGGCCGCTGGTACAATGTGCCCGAGACGCTGATCGAAAGCTCGAACATCGCAACGGCGCGTATCGCCGACGAACTCGGGCGCGAGAATCTGGAACGGCTGTTCCGCAACCTCGATTTCGACAAGCGTCCGCAGATCGACCTCAAGGAACGGGCTTTCCCGCTGTGGCCGAAGGATTGGGGCCGCGTGACCACGATGACGACCAGCTATGGCCACGGCATCGCGGTGACCCCGATGCATCTTGCGAGCGCCTATGCCGCGCTCGTCAACGGCGGCATCTATCGTCCCGCGACGCTGATGAAGCTCGGCGACAAGGCCCCGCCGCATGGGCGCCGCGTGTTCAAGGCGGCGACCAGCGCACGGATGCGCCAGCTCCTCCGCCTCATCGTTTCGGACGGCACCGGCAAGCAGGCGAACGCGCCGGGCTTCCGCGTCGGCGGCAAGACCGGTTCGGCAGAAAAGCCGGGCGCGGGCGGCTATCGCCGCCATTCGCTCGTCTCGACCTTCTCGGCGGCTTTCCCGATGGACAATCCGCGCTATGTGGTGATCGTGATGATCGACGAGCCGAAGGGGAACGCGTATAGTTCGGGCCAGCGCACCGCAGGCTGGACCGCAGCGCCCGTGGTGCGCAAGGTCGTGACGCGCGCGGGGCCGATGCTCGGGGTCTTCCCCGACGAAAGCCGCGACGTCGATGTCTCTGAACTCATCCCCTTGCTGCGGAGAAACGAGGAAACGCACTGA
- a CDS encoding UDP-N-acetylmuramoyl-tripeptide--D-alanyl-D-alanine ligase codes for MNPLWTARAIAAATGGTASVDFTVQGVAFDSREVTKGDLFVAMKGEATDGHKFVDKAIAAGAAGIVCETAIDYPHIRVADSAAALNALGIASRARSHGRIIGVTGSAGKTGTKEALFAALDRFRPGKAHRSVKSYNNHVGVPLSLARMPSTADFGVFEMGMNHAGELAELTRMVRPHVAIVTTIAPAHMEYFGSEEAIADAKGEIFEGLEPGGTAIVPFDSPHFARLRAKAEQHAAHVVSFGLNEGADVRAVDWLSDGKGGSLVTAQVQDSLLCFTIAQAGAHWVANSLAVLAAVKTVGGDLPAAGLAFAEMGGLTGRGARHRVEVPGGYILVIDESYNANPASMAATINQFGTESADRKVAILGAMKELGAGGEAYHEGLAAPLVAAGVQFALLVGEEMAPLAKALEGRIDFEHVPAHSAAVGRLKDLIRPGDAVLVKGSNSVGLSHVVTALTNGDY; via the coding sequence ATGAACCCGCTCTGGACCGCGCGCGCCATCGCGGCGGCCACGGGCGGCACCGCCAGCGTCGACTTCACCGTGCAGGGCGTCGCCTTCGACTCGCGTGAGGTCACGAAGGGCGACCTCTTCGTCGCGATGAAGGGCGAGGCGACCGACGGGCACAAATTCGTCGACAAGGCGATTGCGGCGGGCGCCGCGGGCATCGTCTGCGAAACCGCGATCGACTATCCGCACATTCGCGTCGCCGACAGCGCCGCCGCGTTGAACGCGCTCGGTATCGCATCGCGCGCGCGCAGCCATGGCCGGATCATCGGCGTCACCGGCTCGGCGGGCAAGACGGGGACGAAGGAAGCGCTGTTCGCTGCGCTCGACCGCTTCCGCCCGGGCAAGGCGCATCGCTCGGTCAAAAGCTATAACAACCATGTCGGCGTGCCACTCAGCCTTGCGCGCATGCCCTCGACCGCCGATTTCGGTGTGTTCGAAATGGGGATGAACCACGCGGGCGAGCTTGCCGAATTGACGCGTATGGTGCGCCCGCACGTCGCCATCGTCACCACCATCGCCCCAGCGCACATGGAATATTTCGGCAGCGAAGAAGCGATCGCCGACGCAAAGGGCGAGATTTTCGAGGGGCTCGAACCCGGCGGCACCGCGATCGTCCCATTCGACAGCCCGCATTTTGCAAGGCTGCGCGCCAAGGCGGAGCAGCACGCGGCGCACGTCGTCAGCTTCGGCCTGAACGAAGGGGCCGACGTGCGCGCGGTCGACTGGCTTTCGGACGGGAAGGGCGGTTCGCTCGTTACCGCGCAGGTGCAGGATTCGCTCCTCTGCTTCACGATCGCGCAGGCCGGCGCGCATTGGGTCGCCAATTCGCTCGCGGTGCTTGCCGCGGTCAAGACGGTTGGCGGCGACCTTCCCGCGGCGGGCCTTGCTTTCGCCGAAATGGGCGGTCTCACTGGACGCGGGGCGCGCCACCGCGTCGAGGTTCCGGGCGGGTACATCCTCGTCATCGACGAAAGCTACAACGCCAATCCGGCCTCGATGGCCGCGACGATCAACCAGTTCGGCACCGAATCCGCCGACCGCAAGGTCGCGATTCTCGGCGCGATGAAGGAGCTTGGCGCGGGCGGAGAGGCGTATCACGAGGGGCTCGCGGCTCCGCTCGTCGCGGCCGGAGTGCAATTCGCCCTGCTTGTCGGCGAAGAGATGGCGCCGCTCGCCAAAGCGCTTGAGGGACGCATCGATTTCGAGCATGTGCCCGCCCACTCGGCCGCGGTAGGGCGGCTGAAGGACCTGATCCGTCCGGGCGACGCCGTGCTGGTCAAAGGGTCGAACAGCGTCGGGCTGTCGCATGTCGTGACGGCGCTGACCAACGGGGACTATTGA
- a CDS encoding UDP-N-acetylmuramoyl-L-alanyl-D-glutamate--2,6-diaminopimelate ligase: MRLAALLEDQALGGSDPVVTGLAIDHRKVAPGTIFGAFVGEKFNGEDFIAAAIEAGAVAIVARPEARVEGAVHIADANPRRAFAHIAARFFHRFPATCVAVTGTNGKTSTVEMTRQLWRMAGFNAASIGTLGITTSMDSASTGLTTPDIVTFLSNMSGLAAEGITHAAFEASSHGLDQYRTEGLSVKAAAFTNLSHDHLDYHGTMEAYLAAKLRLFSEVVEPGGAAVIWADDTYSAEVIDAVTARGVHLLTVGAKGETLRLVSREPTQLGQSLVIAAGDLTQKVDLPLIGAYQVANALVSAGLVIATGGDAAQTLGNLARLQPVRGRLERAAITRTGAPVYVDYAHTPDAIEAALDALRPHATGRLILVFGAGGDRDQAKRPEMGKAAAAKAEVLIITDDNPRGEDPAVIREAIAAAAPAAQVIGDRRAAIAAAIAEARADDIVCIAGKGHEQGQIVGRGDAMRVIPFDDVTVAREVAA, from the coding sequence ATGCGTCTCGCCGCGCTGCTCGAAGACCAAGCGCTGGGGGGCAGCGATCCCGTCGTTACGGGACTTGCGATCGATCATCGCAAGGTCGCGCCGGGGACGATTTTCGGCGCCTTCGTCGGCGAAAAATTCAACGGCGAGGATTTCATTGCTGCCGCGATCGAAGCGGGCGCGGTCGCGATCGTCGCGCGGCCCGAAGCGCGGGTCGAAGGTGCGGTGCATATCGCCGACGCCAACCCGCGCCGCGCCTTCGCGCATATCGCGGCGCGTTTCTTCCACCGCTTTCCCGCGACCTGCGTTGCGGTGACGGGGACGAACGGCAAGACCTCGACCGTAGAGATGACGCGTCAGCTATGGCGGATGGCCGGGTTCAACGCCGCGTCGATCGGCACGCTGGGCATCACGACCTCGATGGACAGCGCCTCGACGGGGCTGACGACGCCCGACATCGTCACCTTCCTCTCGAACATGTCGGGCCTCGCCGCCGAAGGCATCACTCATGCTGCATTCGAAGCGTCGAGCCACGGCCTCGACCAGTATCGCACCGAGGGCTTGTCGGTGAAGGCGGCCGCCTTCACCAATCTCAGCCATGACCATCTTGATTATCATGGCACGATGGAAGCTTATCTAGCCGCCAAGTTGCGACTTTTCTCCGAAGTCGTCGAGCCCGGCGGCGCGGCGGTGATCTGGGCTGATGACACCTATTCGGCCGAAGTGATCGACGCGGTGACCGCGCGCGGCGTCCACCTGCTGACCGTTGGCGCGAAGGGCGAAACGCTCCGTCTCGTCTCGCGCGAGCCAACCCAGCTCGGCCAGTCGCTCGTCATCGCGGCGGGCGACCTCACGCAAAAGGTCGATCTGCCGCTGATCGGCGCCTACCAGGTCGCGAACGCGCTTGTGTCGGCGGGGCTCGTGATCGCGACCGGCGGCGACGCGGCACAGACGCTCGGCAATCTCGCGCGGCTGCAGCCCGTGCGCGGCCGCCTCGAACGCGCGGCGATCACCCGGACCGGCGCACCTGTCTATGTCGATTATGCGCATACCCCCGACGCGATCGAGGCCGCGCTCGACGCGCTGCGCCCGCACGCGACCGGCCGCCTGATCCTCGTTTTCGGCGCGGGCGGCGACCGCGACCAGGCGAAGCGCCCCGAGATGGGAAAGGCCGCCGCGGCCAAGGCCGAGGTGCTGATCATCACCGACGACAATCCGCGCGGCGAAGATCCCGCCGTCATTCGTGAGGCCATCGCCGCCGCTGCACCCGCTGCGCAGGTCATCGGCGACCGCCGCGCCGCCATTGCCGCCGCCATCGCCGAAGCGCGCGCCGACGATATCGTCTGCATCGCGGGCAAGGGGCACGAACAGGGCCAGATCGTCGGCCGCGGCGACGCGATGCGCGTCATCCCGTTCGACGATGTGACCGTTGCGCGCGAGGTGGCGGCATGA
- a CDS encoding division/cell wall cluster transcriptional repressor MraZ, with protein sequence MAIVTPGQYAGTSFAAIDGKGRIAVPSQFRNNVPLIADGQRVLWVGFHEKLPCLVAYGQDQYDRLNGEIERDRETARLRNLDFDEDSEFKKRFSYTEPYTLDDSGRFLPSFIHRDRVGDAGATAFVGSGRRLEIWWLPTLAECAEADPVLQRLAASWDATKGKGRK encoded by the coding sequence ATGGCGATTGTGACGCCCGGCCAGTATGCGGGCACCAGTTTCGCCGCGATCGATGGCAAGGGGCGCATCGCCGTCCCCTCACAATTCCGCAACAATGTGCCCCTCATTGCGGACGGCCAGCGCGTGCTTTGGGTCGGCTTTCACGAAAAGCTGCCCTGCCTCGTCGCCTATGGCCAGGATCAATATGACCGGCTGAACGGCGAGATCGAGCGCGACCGTGAAACCGCGCGGCTGCGCAACCTCGACTTCGACGAGGATAGCGAGTTCAAGAAGCGCTTCAGCTATACCGAGCCCTATACGCTCGACGACAGCGGTCGCTTCCTTCCCAGCTTCATCCACCGCGACCGCGTCGGCGATGCCGGCGCGACCGCTTTTGTGGGCTCGGGCCGCCGCCTCGAAATCTGGTGGCTGCCGACCCTGGCCGAATGCGCCGAGGCGGATCCTGTCCTCCAGCGCCTCGCGGCGTCGTGGGACGCGACCAAAGGGAAGGGGCGCAAGTGA
- a CDS encoding TonB-dependent receptor, translated as MRLLCSAGFTFALFLAAPAFAQDSTAASSDDDVHAGGPIVVTAPYVRSLDILGNVSVLEGDELARDIRGQIGDTLTRQPGVSATSFSPGASRPVLRGFSGERVRVLTDGIGSIDASNTSADHAVTIDPLTVERIEILRGPAVLLFGSQAIGGAVNMFDRRIPRKVPADHVHIDAIGGYATAANDRNIGSSIDVALSPQIVAHLDGSWRKTGDTRSGGFVYAPDIRGDLLHLAEHAVEDGHLDEAAELTAQAGKRGKIDNTQSETWTAGGGISLINDGGQLGISIGYYDTNYGVPDRPNTAHDHGGEEEGGHEHGEGPVTIGLKQWRADLRGEVELGDGFFDKLRIRAGFADYKHTEFEGDEVGTVFTNQGVEGRIELAQNDRGGWRGASGVQYSHRDFDAVGAEAFVPRNLTDQFALFTLQEYTMGPLGLEAAARYEKTNVRAQTLGFERNFDSFSGALGATYDIFEGAKFGVSISRAVRAPSAEELLSNGPHIATQSFELGDPNLKRESNWGAEASFKIKTDAFNLSLTGYSNWFDNFIYSAATGAEEDELPVFQYFQRDARVYGFEAEASARLAQIGGFNIVGDVTADMTRAKIKNAGLDRNVPRIPALRVLGGLEAQGERVDARVEVEWTDDQTRVAQFETPTDGFTLVNASISWRPLPDTKNLTLSLSANNIFDVEARRHASFTKDYVPLAGRDFRLTARASF; from the coding sequence ATGCGTTTGCTTTGCTCTGCCGGTTTCACCTTTGCCCTTTTCCTCGCCGCCCCCGCCTTTGCGCAAGACAGCACAGCAGCAAGCAGCGATGACGATGTGCACGCCGGCGGACCGATCGTCGTCACCGCGCCCTATGTCCGCAGCCTCGACATTCTCGGCAATGTGTCGGTGCTCGAGGGCGACGAACTGGCGCGCGACATTCGCGGGCAGATCGGCGACACGCTCACCCGCCAGCCCGGCGTATCGGCCACGAGCTTTTCCCCCGGCGCTTCGCGCCCCGTCCTTCGCGGCTTTTCGGGCGAACGCGTGCGCGTTCTGACCGATGGCATCGGGTCGATTGACGCGTCGAACACCTCCGCCGACCATGCGGTCACCATCGACCCGCTGACCGTCGAGCGCATCGAAATCCTGCGCGGCCCCGCGGTGCTGCTGTTCGGCAGCCAGGCGATCGGCGGCGCGGTCAACATGTTCGACCGCCGCATTCCCCGCAAAGTCCCCGCCGACCATGTCCATATCGACGCGATCGGCGGCTATGCGACCGCGGCGAACGACCGCAATATCGGCAGCTCGATCGACGTCGCATTGAGCCCGCAGATCGTCGCGCATCTCGACGGCAGCTGGCGCAAGACCGGCGACACCCGCAGCGGCGGCTTCGTCTATGCCCCCGATATTCGCGGCGACCTGCTCCACCTCGCCGAACATGCGGTCGAGGACGGGCATCTCGATGAAGCGGCCGAACTGACGGCACAGGCGGGCAAGCGCGGCAAGATCGACAACACGCAGAGCGAAACCTGGACAGCCGGCGGCGGAATCTCGCTAATCAACGACGGCGGCCAGCTTGGGATTTCGATCGGCTATTACGACACCAACTATGGCGTGCCCGATCGCCCCAACACCGCGCATGATCATGGCGGCGAGGAAGAAGGCGGCCATGAGCATGGCGAAGGCCCCGTCACCATCGGCCTGAAGCAGTGGCGCGCGGACCTGCGCGGTGAGGTCGAGCTGGGCGACGGCTTCTTCGACAAGCTGCGCATCCGCGCGGGCTTTGCCGATTACAAGCACACCGAGTTCGAAGGCGACGAAGTCGGGACCGTCTTCACCAATCAGGGCGTCGAAGGCCGGATCGAGCTGGCGCAGAATGACCGTGGCGGCTGGCGCGGTGCGAGCGGCGTGCAGTACAGCCACCGCGACTTCGATGCGGTCGGTGCCGAGGCGTTCGTGCCGCGTAACCTGACCGACCAGTTCGCGCTATTCACGCTGCAGGAATATACGATGGGCCCGCTCGGCCTCGAAGCCGCGGCGCGGTATGAAAAGACCAATGTGCGCGCGCAAACGCTGGGCTTCGAACGCAATTTCGACAGCTTCTCGGGCGCGCTCGGGGCGACCTATGACATCTTCGAGGGCGCGAAATTCGGCGTCTCGATATCGCGGGCAGTCCGCGCGCCGTCGGCCGAGGAACTGCTATCGAACGGTCCGCACATCGCGACGCAGAGCTTCGAGCTCGGCGACCCGAATTTGAAGCGCGAATCGAACTGGGGTGCCGAAGCCTCGTTCAAGATCAAGACCGATGCGTTCAACCTCAGCCTCACCGGCTATTCGAACTGGTTCGACAATTTCATCTATTCGGCCGCGACGGGCGCCGAAGAGGATGAACTGCCCGTCTTCCAGTATTTTCAGCGCGACGCACGCGTCTATGGCTTCGAGGCCGAGGCGAGCGCGCGGCTGGCGCAGATCGGCGGGTTCAACATCGTCGGCGATGTGACCGCCGATATGACGCGCGCGAAGATCAAGAATGCAGGTCTCGACCGCAACGTCCCGCGCATCCCGGCGCTCCGCGTCCTCGGCGGGCTCGAGGCGCAAGGCGAACGCGTCGATGCGCGCGTCGAGGTCGAATGGACCGACGACCAGACACGCGTCGCGCAGTTCGAAACGCCGACCGACGGCTTCACCCTGGTCAACGCCTCGATCAGCTGGCGCCCGCTTCCCGATACGAAGAATCTGACGCTGAGCCTGTCGGCGAACAATATCTTCGATGTCGAAGCGCGCCGCCACGCGAGCTTTACCAAGGATTATGTGCCACTGGCCGGACGCGATTTCCGGCTGACAGCCCGGGCGAGCTTCTAA